Part of the Candidatus Delongbacteria bacterium genome, CCCGAAGGGAAGCAGGCCAGGGTTCTCGACCTCAAGACGGTCATCGAAGATTGATAGCCGAATCGGAGCACCGCGTTGTGCATAGTCCGTATGAACGACTGCATTGATCACAGACTCCCGTACTGCTTCGGGTGGCAGGGTCCAGCGGTCCGTGCGTCGAACCGCTCCGATTTCAGCGCCGTGCCAGGCATGTTTCTCCACGAAGTGAATGGCTTCCTCCACTGCCCTCACCGGCATGGAGCGGATCTCGACGCGATCGAGGATGTGTGTCTTGTCTATGCCCGCGAAGCGCCCAGCTTGGATCCAGGCGTCCGGGAAGTGCCGCTCGCGGTCTTTGCCGAACAGGAGCATGCCGCCCACGGTTGGGACCTTGCTGCCTTGGTACTGGGTCACTAGGCGCAAAGTCTCCAGTTCGCGGCGGCCCAGATCGCGGAATGGTGCGAACGACTCAGAAGCCGCTCGGAAGTCGAGCACTTCCGGGTCAAGACCGGGCATCGGCTGTTCGTCGAATCCCTCGCCTCTCGCGAAGCGGCGCATTTCCTCGATCAGTTCGGCGTCAGCACGGCGGTTGGTTGAACCAACCCGGACATATACCCCGCCGACTGGACCCTCCTTGGCGAGATAGTGGGGGCGACTCTGACTCGGATGAACTTGCAATGCCAGAACGTGCGTTCGCCGCCAGGAAATGATCTCGATCTCCGGCACGAGCCGGGGCATGATCCGGTCGCTGATAAGATTCGCGGCACGTTCTTCGAGGTCGAGCGGATCAGATACACCGCGCACGTGCCGCGTTCTGTCTTCAACACCAATGAGAAGCGTGCCACCTGCCGTATTGGCGAAGGCCACGATCGCCTTCATGACCGCATCCGGCGAGGAGAGGTCACGCTTGAACTCGAGCGTTTTGCCCTCGGGGTATTTCAGAATTTCTACCAAGTCCATGATGCTCGGCAATATACTCGGAAGCGGCATCCAGAGTCAAGCTTCCGAGTCTGGCAGCGCGCACTGATTGATAGTTGCTGGATCATGGTTCGTGGGGATAACAAGGGGCAGGGAAATGCACTCGTGCGGTGCAAGCCCTCGGGGTCCCCATGCCGGTCATCCCATTATGCGGTATGGCACGAGAGAGGCGGCGTCAATTGGGGTGGGGCTTGCTTCTTTCGGGGCTTGGTGGTATGCTTGCGGTCTCTTTTCCCGGGAACCGTTCGGTCCTGGCCAAAGCTGGCAGCATGCCGCGAACTGGCCATGGAACGGGTCGATTTCCGCTAGACGGGTGATTAGCTCAGTTGGTTAGAGCGCTTGTATGACACGCAAGAGGTCACTGGTTCGATTCCAGTATCGCCCATCACGAACCGCGCAAGTGGTTTGATTTCATAGGGATGCCCGTTCGAGCGCACGCGCGTTCCCGCACCATCTCGGAGGCGTTGATCCATGATCACGCTACGCTTTCCGGATGGGTCCACCCGCGAAGTTGAGTCGGGGTTGAACCCACTGGAGATCGCCCAGGGATTAAGTCGCTCCCTAGCCAAGGCCGCCCTCGCCGCCAAGGTCAACGGGACCACTGTATCCTTGCTTCAGCCTGTGTCGGAGTCCTGCGACTTCCAGATCCTCACCTGGGACGATCCCGAGGGTCGGGCCGTGTATTGGCACAGCTCCGCCCATGTGATGGCCCAGGCGGTCAAGGAACTCTGGCCGGAGGCCCGTCTTGACGACGGCCCGCCGGAGGAGACCGGTTTCTTCTATGACATCTCCTTCCCGACTCCCCTGAGCGAGTCGGATTTTCCCCGCATCGAGGCCAAGGTCGCCGAGGTGCTCAAGCGCAAGTCGAAGATGGTGCGCCGCGAGCTGACGGCCGCCGAAGCCCGCGAGTTCTTCAAGGACAAAGGCGAGGACTTCAAGCTGGACCTGATCGACGCCATTGAGGCGCGCGGCGAGAACATCACCGTGTACGACCAGGGCGACTGGACCGACCTCTGCCGTGGCCCGCATCTGCCCTCCACGGAGGAGATCCGCAATTTCAAGGTCATGTCCATGGCCGGTGCGTATCTGCGCGGCGATCAGGAGAACGAGCAGCTGACGCGCCTGCGTGCGGTCACCTTTCCCAAGCAGCAGATGCTGACCGATTACCTCTTCATGCTCGAAGAGGCGAAGAAGCGCGACCATCGCAAGCTGGGCAAGGAGCTGGATCTCTACAGCTTCCACGAAGTGGGGCCCGGCTTTCCCTTCTGGCATCCCAACGGCATGGTGGTGTACAATTCGCTGGCCCAGTTCTGGCGCGAGCTGCACACGGCCGACGGCTACTCGGAGATCAAGACCCCGATCATCCTTTCCGAAGAGCTGTGGCACAAGAGCGGACACTGGGCCAACTACCATGACAACATGTACTTCACCGAGATCGACGAGTCGACCTACGCGGTGAAGCCGATGAACTGCCCCGGCTGCTGCATGGTCTACAGCAGCGTGCCCCATTCCTACAAGGAATTGCCGATCCGGATGGGCGAGATGGGCCTGGTGCACCGCCACGAGAAGAGCGGCGCCCTGCAGGGACTGATGCGCGTGCGCCAGTTCACCCAGGACGATGCCCATATTTTCTGCCTGAACGAGCAGATCGAGGACGAGATCCTCAAGGTGATCCGCCTGATTGACAAGATCTACGGCACCTTTGGTTTCGAATACAAGATGGAACTGTCCACGCGGCCCGAAGAGAAGTTCATCGGCAGCCTGGAGATGTGGGACAACGCCGAGAACATGCTCAAGGGCGCCCTGGCCAGCTGGGGCAAACCCTACAAGCTCAACCCGGGTGATGGTGCCTTCTATGGCCCCAAGATCGACTTCCACATCATGGACAGCCTGCGGCGCAGCTGGCAGTGTGCCACGATCCAGCTGGACTTCAGCATGCCCGAGCGCTTCGGTCTGGAGTACGTGGGTGAAGACGGCGAACGCCATCGCCCCGTGATGATTCACCGGGCCATCTTCGGCAGCTTCGAGCGTTTCATCGGGATTCTGGTGGAGCACTTCGCCGGCAACTTCCCGACCTGGCTGGCCCCCGTGCAGGTGGCCGTGCTGCCCCTGACCGACAGCCAGCTCGAGGCGGCCAGCGCTGTCCATCAGGCCCTGCTGCAGGCGGGCATCCGCGCGCATCTCGAGACGCGCAGCGAAAAGATCGGATACAAGATTCGGCTGGCGGAAACCCGCAAGATCCCCTGGATGCTGGTCATCGGGGCCCGCGAAGCCGAAGAGAACAAAGTGGCTGTACGTCGCCACGGACACGGGGATCTGGGGCAGATGAGCACCCCTGATTTCATCGGGCGCATCCGCGAGGAAATCGCGACACGCGCCCTGGATCTGTCTCACCAGCCAGGAGGGTCGGAACATCGCCAAGGCTAGATTCCGTCCGAAGCCTGTTCCTCAGGCACCGAAGAACAACATCAATGACAAGATCCGGGTCCCCGAAGTTCGCCTGATCGATCAGGACGGCGAGCAGCGTGGGGTCGTGGAAACCTCGGTGGCGCTGCAGATGGCCATCGATGCCGGAGCCGATCTGGTGGAAGTGGCACCCAACGCGGAGCCGCCGGTCTGCAAGATCATGGACTACGGCAAGTTCCTGTACCAGGCCTCCAAGAAGGAAAAGGCGGCCAAGGCCAGGCAGCACACGATCACGGTCAAGAGCATTCGCATGACCCCCATGATCAACGCCCACGATCTTGAAACCAAGGTGCAGCACACGCGGGAGTTTCTGGCGGAAGGCAACAAGGTCAAGATCTTCGTGATGTTCCGGGGGCGCATGATCACCCACAAGGACCTGGGTTTTGCCACTCTGGCCAAGGTGATCGAACTGATTGGCGACGCGGCCGTGGTGGAGCAGCAGCCGTTGATGGAGGGACCGCGCAACCTCTCGATCCTGCTGAGCCCCGGCAAGAAGAAAACGACGACGACACACGAAACGGACGAATAGAGGAATGGGAGGTACGCAATGCCCAAGATGAAGAGCAACCGGGGTGCTGCCAAGCGCTTCAAGCTCACCGGGTCGGGCAAGGTCAAGAGGAACCAGGCCTATGCCGGTCACATCCTGACCAAGAAGTCCCCCGATCGCAAGCGCGATCTGCGGCACTCTTGCCTGGTTCACGAAGCGGACGAGCGCCGCGTCAAACGCATGCTAGCGAAGTAGGAGGCGAACGATGCCGAGGGCAACAAACAATCCGGCCTCCAAGCAGCGCCGGAAGCGTGTATTCAAGGCAGCCAAGGGTTTCCGCGGCGGCCGTCGCAATCTTCTGCGCCAGACCCTGGAGGCCGTTGATCGCTCAATGGCCTTTTCCACGGCTCACCGCAAGAAGCGCATCGGGGACTTCCGTCGTCTCTGGATCACGCGCATCAACGCGGCCGTGCGCCAGTACGACCTGAGCTATTCCCGCTTCATCCACCTGCTGGATGCCAAGGGAATCCAGCTGGATCGCCGGCAGTTGGCCGACATGGCCGTGCGCAACCCGGAAGCCTTCGGGGCACTGGTCAAGACCCTGGTGTAGCCGTTTCCCCGGAAGCGTGCCTCAGGGCCTGCGGTGTGATCGACCACCGGGGTCAAGACAGCGAATGAATGTCCCCCCACGTGGGGGACATTTTGTTGATGCATCACGGGGGCAGCGCCCCCGTGCCAGAGGGGAGGCCGAATGGATCAGCAGTTGGCGGAGCTGCGCAGGAGTTTCCAGCAGGCGCTGGCGGCTGCCGGTGACAGCGAGGGGCTGGCGACCGTCCACCGGGATTTCCTGGGGGGCAAGGGAGCGCTCAAGACCCTGTTCAGCCAGATGAAGAGCCTGTCCGCGGAGGAGCGCCCGCTCTTCGGCGCCCGGGTCAACGAGTTGCGTCAGGAACTGGAAGCCGCGTTCCACGAGCGCCAGGATGCCTTCAAGGCCGCCCGGCGTGTCGCACCCGTGGACCTGAGCCTGCCCGGCGAAGCCTTGCTGCCCGGAGGCCTGCATCCACTCTCGCAGGTGATGGACCGCATCATCCAGATTTTCTCGGCCATGGGTTTCGTGGTCAATGATGGCCCCGAAGTCGAGACCGAGTACTACAACTTCGATGCGCTGAACACGCCCTTCTGGCATCCGGCCCGACGCGAGAGCGACTCGCTGTATCTCGAGCAGGGCCACATGCTGCGCACCGAGACCAGCCCCGTGCAGATCCGCGTGATGCAACGGCAGAAGCCCCCGCTGCGGATGATCGCCCCCGGGCGAGTCTACCGCAACGACAAGCCCGACGCGACCCACAGCCCGATGTTCATGCAGGTCGAAGGCCTGTTCGTGGACGAGGGCGTGACCTTTGCCGATCTCAAGGGCACCCTGCTGGAATTCTACCGCCGGATGTTCGGGCGTGAGACAAGCCTGCGCTTCCGTCCCCACTTTTTCCCCTTCACCGAGCCCAGCGCCGAGGTGGACGTGTCCTGCGTGTTCTGCAAGGGATCGGGCTGCCGGGTCTGCAAGCAGTCGGGCTGGCTTGAAATGGGCGGCAGCGGCATGGTGGATCCCAACGTCTTTGACGAAGTGGGCATCGACAGCGAGCGCTACACGGGCTACGCCTTCGGGCTGGGCATCGAGCGCATGGCCATGCTGCTGTACGGCGTGAACGACATCCGACTGTTCTACGAGAACGACCTGCGCTTCCTGCGCCAGTTCTAGGAGATAGATACTGATGAAGATCTCACTCAACTGGCTGAACGAGCTGGTACCGGTATCACAGGATGCGCGCGGCGTGCAGGGGCTGGTGGACGACCTGACCATGCTCGGCTTCGAAGTGGAAAGCGTCACGCCCTTCAGCCGCGACCTGAGCGGCGTGATCTGTGCGCGCATCACCGAGGTCAATCCGCACCCGGATGCCGACAAGCTGCGCCTGGTCACGGTGGACAGGGGCGCCGACGGCCCGCTGACCCTGGTCTGTGGAGCCCCCAATGTGCGGACAGGCATGCGTGTGCCATTGGCCAGGCTGGGCGCGACCTTGCCCGGCATGGACGGCCCGCTGAAGAAGGCGAAGATCCGTGGGGTGGTCAGTGAGGGCATGCTCTGCAGCAATGTGGAACTGGGTCTTTCCGACGACCACAGCGGCCTGCTGGAACTGGATGAGAGCTGGGCTGTGGGCGAGAGTCTGCAGGAGCGTCTGGGCTGCTGTGACACGGTTCTGGATGTGGACATCACCCAGAACCGCGGCGATGCGTTCTCGATCCTGGGACTGGCCCGCGAACTGGCCGCCTGCCGCAAGCTGCCCCTGAGCATTCCGGCGAGCCCGGCACCCGCGCGCTCGCCGCAGACCCTGCCCCTGACGGTCACCATCGAGGAGTGCTGCGCGCGCGAGGCGGCTCCCCGGTACATGGGGCTGCTGCTGGACAATGTGAGCGTGGCCCCCAGCCCGCGCTGGCTTCAGGACCGGCTGGAAGCCGTGGGCCTGCGTGCCATCAACAACGTGGTGGACGTGACCAACTACGTGATGTGGGAACTGGGCCACCCGCTGCATGCCTTCGACCTGCGCCAGGTGCGCGGATCGGCGATCCATGTGCGCTTCGCACAACCCGGCGAGAGTTTCGTGACACTCGATGGTGCCACGCGCGAACTGGACGGCAGTGAGGTCCTGATCTGCGACAGCGAGCGCCCCGTGGCATTGGGCGGCATCATGGGCGGCGAGAACTCGGGAATCGCCGACGACACCACCTCGGTGCTGCTGGAGTGTGCGTGTTTCGATCCGGTCGTGATCCGGATGGGCGCGCGTCGCCTGAACATCGCCAGCGATTCGGCGCGCCGCTTCGAACGCGGGGTGGACATGCAGAATCTGGACGTCGTGATCCAGCGGGCGGCCGGACTGCTGAGCGAACTGGCGGGTGCCCGGATAGCCGGAGACACCGTGGACTGTCATCCCGCGCCGCGCAGCTGGCCCGAAGTGACACTGCGCCCGCAACGGGCCAACTCCCTCCTTGGACTGCAACTGAGCCCCGACACCATGGCCGCCCACCTGCGCAGCCTGGGAATCGAAGTGCACGAGGATGCTGGCCTGCTCAAGTGCACGGCGCCCGGCTGGCGCTTCGACCTGGAACGGGAAGTGGATTTCATTGAAGAAATCGTGCGCCTGGAAGGTTACGACAGCGTGCCCAGCGCCCTGAATGCCCGGGTGCCCCTGGACCAGCCTCAGGATGCGCGACCCGCATTCCAGCGGCGCCTGCGTGACCGTCTGGTGCAGCTGGGATTCCGCCAGATCAGCAGTTATTCGATGATGGATCCGGCCGTGCTCGATGCGGTCTGGCCCGCGCGTAAGTCGTTGATCATCAACAATCCGCTGGCTGCCGAGATGAGTCGGTTGCGCAACTCACTGCTGCCCTCGCTGCTGCAGGCCGCGATCTACAATCTGAATCGCCGCCAGCGAGTGGTGCGTCTGTTCGAACTGGATCGCGAGTTCCATCCCGATGGCCAGAGCGATACGGGCTGCCGCGAACCGCGTCATCTTTGCGCCGTGCTGGCCGGTGATTTCCGCGAGGCCGGTTGGCTGGGGGCTGGCCGTACCGCCACCGTTCATGATCTGCGTGAAGCCCTGCTGGCGCTGCTGGATGAGCTGGGGGCCACGCCCGAATTCCGCCCCTGCGCCGAAGGCCCCTGGTCCGAGAATTCCCGCGAGGTCTTGCTGGAAGGAGTGTCCGTGGGCACCTTTGGCGAAATCCGGCCCCAGGTACTGGAAGCCCTCGGTGGAGCGGAAGCGGTCTTCGCCTTCGACCTGGACCTGGAGGTGCTGCTGGCGCGCCCCACGGGCGAGCGCCAGTTCCGCTCCTTCCCGCGCCAGCCCGCCGTGCACCGGGACCTGAGCGTGTTGCTGGACAAGGCGCGCGAGGCAGCCGAGGTGGAGGAGCTGATCCGCAAGCAGTCGAAAGGCCTGCTGCAGGACTTGCGCCTGTTTGATGTCTATGAGGGACAGGGAGTTCCTGCAGGGAAACACTCGCTCAGCTGGGCACTTCAGTTCAATTCCGAAGAGCGCTCGCTCAGCGATGGGGATGTGGAACCGGTGATGCGGCGCATCATTGCCGCGCTTGAGCGGGATCTTGCGGCAACTCTGAGGACCTGATGGACAACTCTTTGCTGGAAGTCCTGGAAGAGCGAATTGAGACCCTGATCCGCGAGCTGGAAGCGCTGCGGGCACGCGCACGCGCTCAGGCCATCCGCATCGAGGAGCAGACCGGCGATCTGCAGGCAGGACGTCAGCTGATTTCGCGGTTGGAGCTTGAATCGGGCCAGTACCGGGAGCAGCTGAGGCAACTGGAAGCCCAGCTGGCCGCGGCACCCGACCCCAATCTGCTAAGTGCCCTGCGCGGACGAGTGGTGTCGCTGATCGAACGTGTCGAAACCCTTGATTCCGAGGCGGACGACTCGACCTCCTGAGTGCCCCGACGTGAAGCTGGATGAGATGTCGCCGTTGCCGTTGCGACGCGGAATCGGCACATTGGCCTGCCGGTCTCCGGCGCGCTCCGATTTCTGGTTCGTGCCGACTGCCGGCAGAGACTTCAGGGAAGGGAAACGCCACGATGTCGACAGAACGCCTTCAGACGCTCTCGATTTTCGGCAAGGAGTTTCCGATTCGTACCAGCGAAGCCCCCGATCGAGTGGAAGCGGTGGCTGCCCATGTCGATGCCTGCATGAGAGAGGTGGCCGGAACTCTGGCCGTGAAGGATCCGGTGCGGGTGGCCATTCTGGCCTCGCTGAACATCGCCGGGGACATGAGGGCTTCGCGTGAGGCGCACGACGACATTGAGTTCCGACTGCGCCGTTTGGTGAACCGGGTCGACCGGGCACTGAATCCCGAGTCCGGATTGCCGGAGGCGTGACACAGAAACCGGCGGGACCGAGAGTGACACACGTCCCTGCGGATTGACGCTCTATAAAGAACCTAACATTGAATTTCTCGGGAGTTTTGCTCTACAGTGGCGCGGATGGCAGGCCGCAACCGGCAACGGAGACCGCAAGGTCCGGCGGAAGGCAGAAGCGCCCAGGCGACACCCACTGTGCATGATAGGGTTACGGTTCTTCTATCGCCGTTGTTCGCAGGGACGTGTGTCACTCTTGCATCCCGCTTCCGTTTCTCCCCACGCCGCTGATCCCGTCGCACAGGCCCTGACCCGGCATTCCCGCGACTCGCAGGTGATCGATTCGATTCCCGTCCCACGACCGGAAAACGGTCTGGAGTCCCGGCTGGTGCCGTGACCCGTGCAGGACTTCCAGCGGACCGGGTCCGCTTCAATACATATCAGATTCAGGACACCATGACCCCAGTCATCATCATCATCGCCGCCGTTGTGGCCCTGCTGGCGGGCATTGCGCTCGGTTTCCGGCTGGCCATGCGCGGAGCCGATTCCCACTACGCCGAACGGGTGCGCGAAGCCGAGCAGCTGCGTGCCGAGGCGGATCAGGCCAGCGAGACGCTGAAACACGAAGCCCGGCTGGAACTCGAGGAAGAGCGGGCCCGCCAGCAGGAGCAGCTTGAGGAAGAGCGACACCAGGCCGAGAATCGCATCAAGGACCGCGAGAACGACCTGCGCGAACGTGAGCTGACTCTTCAGAAGAAGCTGGATCACACCAAGACCCGCGAGCTGGACCTGAAGCACAAGGAACAGCTGCTCGAGAACAACGAGGCCCAGCTCGAACGCAATCGTCAGAAGGTCGACACGATCATCGACGAGCAGAATGCGAAGCTGGAAACCATTGCCGCAATGACGCGCGACGAAGCTCGCCAGCATCTCTTCGACAATCTGAAGCGCAAGGTGCAGCGCGAGTCGGTCCAGCATTTCAACGAGATCCGCGAGAAGGCACGGCTCTACGCCTTCCAGGAAGCACGTCAGATTCTGCTGAGTGCCATGGAGCGCACCTGCCTGGAGCTGAGCCATCAGGGCACCGTGACCACGGTGAAACTGACTTCCGACGAGATCAAGGGCCGCATCATCGGGCGCGAAGGCCGCAACATCCGCTCCTTCGAGACCGTCACCGGCGTGGAACTGCTGGTGGACGACACTCCCCAGACCGTGATTCTCTCCAGCTTCGATCCCCTGCGCCGCGAGATCGCCCGGATCACGCTGGAGCGCCTGCTCAACGACGGGCGCATCCATCCGGCGCGCATCGAGGAAGTGCACGAGAGCACGGTCGAGGAAATGGACCTGATGCTGCGCGAGATCGGCGAACAGGCCATGCTGGACCTGGGCGTGCACGGTCTGCATCCCGAGCTGGTGCTCAATCTGGGCCGGCTGGGCTTCAAGAATGCCTGGGGCCAGAACGTGTTGGCTCACAGCAAGGAAGTGGCCACCATCGCGGGCATTCTGGCCGCCGAACTGGGCCTCGATCCGCGCCAGGTGCGCCGCGCCGGTCTGCTGCATGACATTGGAATGGCCCTGGACGGCTACTCCGAGAAGAAGTCCACCGAGCTGGGTGGCGACCTGGTCAAGAAACTGGGCGAAAACCCGGTGATCGAGCAGGCCATCCGCAGCATGGGCAACGAGCAGCAGCGCGACAACCTGATCTCGAGTCTGCTCTCGATCGCCAACACCATTTCCAGTTCGCGACCCGGCGTGCGCGACGACGAGATTGGCCATTATGTGCAACGCCTGACCCAGATCGAAGCCATCGCGCACGAGTTCGAAGGAGTCGACAAGGCCTTCGTGCTGCAGGCGGGGCGCGAACTGCGCGTGCTGGTGTCCAACACGGTGCTCGAAGACGACGAGCTGGATGATCTGGCCCAGAATCTGGCCCAGCGCATCCAGCGCGAGGTGCTGTACCCGGGCCAGATCAAGATTTCCGTGCTGCGCGAGTTCCGCAGCGTGGAACTGGCCCATTAGTCACATCCGTGATCCAGCGAACCTGGATCACCCCAAGGCGTTTCTGCTTGTGTCCGATCGGACAATGGCCGTTGCGTTCCGATCGGAAAGGTTCTGTCCGTGGCTCGATACCGAACCCTGCTTTTCGTGGCGGACATCGTGGGCGCTCCCGGCATGGAGGCACTTGAGGCCCATCTGCCGGGTCTGATCCACGAACATTCCGCGGATGCCTGCATCGTCAACGGCGAAAACGCCTGGGAGGGCAAGAGCCTGAACCAGAGCCTGCTTCAGCGCATGCGCAAGGCGGGTGCCCAGGTGATCACGGGCGGCAATCACACCTGGGACCGCTTCCAGATCCACGGTCTGCTCAAGACCGAACAGGCCCTGCTGCGTCCCCTGAACTATCCTCCCGGCTGCAGTGGCACCGGCATCTGCCAGATCCTGATGCCCGGCGGCCAGCCCCTGATCGTGATCAACCTGCAGGGGCGTGTCTACATGCAGAACATCGACTGCCCTTTCCGCGCAGCCGACCGCGAACTCGAGCGCATCGAGCGCGAATTCGAAGGGCGTGATCGCAAGCCGGCGATCTTCATCGACATCCACGCCGAGGCCACCGCCGAAAAGCAGGCTCTGGCCCGATATCTCGATGGACGAGTGACGGCCGTGGTGGGCACTCATACCCACGTGCAGACCGCCGACGAGCGGATCCTGGAGAAGGGCACCGCCTTCCTTACCGACGCGGGCATGACCGGCTGCCACGAGAGCGTGATCGGGATGAAGACCGAGGTCGCGCTCAAGCGCTTTCTGCTGCAGACTCCCCAGAAGTACGAAGAAGCCCTGGGCAAGCCCCGGATCCAGGGAGCCGTGGTGCGCGTGGAAGATGGCCAGACCACCGCACTGTCGATCCGGCGCTTCAGTCAGCCGGACTTTCCCCGGGGCCAATAGTTCCCCATCTGGAGCACGCCGTGAGCCGCACCCTGATCCAGGACGCCCTGTGTTTCAACCCGGCTGACGGCAGCCGCCGTCGTGCGTCGGTGCTGCTGGAAGGCACACGCATCGGCGCCCTGCTGTCTCCTGACTCTCCGGTTCCCGCCAACACCCGCACCCTGAGCGCCCACGGTGCATTCCTGATGCCCGCTTTCCATGACGCCCATACCCATTTCTGGATGGGGGGCGAATTTCTGGATGCTCTGGATGCCGGACCCGTGCGTGATCGCAGCAGCCTGTGTCAGGAACTGCTGCGCCATGCCGCGCGCTGCCGGAGTCAAGGAGATGCCCGCAGCCGCGGTGGCTGGATTCTGGGCTTCGGCCTGCATCAGGACATGTCCCTGCCCAGCCTGGCCGAACTGGATGAGGCCACCGGCGGTGTGCCGCTGTTCCTGGAAACCCACGACCTGCACAGCGTCATGGTCAATTCCACGGTGCTGCAGCTGGCGGGCATCGACGCCCATACGCCCGATCCGCCCGGCGGCAGCATCCAGCATGACCCGCAGGGGAGACCCACCGGATTGTTGCGCGAGAATGCGGTGGATCTGGTGCGTGGGCTGAAACCCGACCCGTCCCAATCGGACATCCGCCGCGCGATCCTGCGGGCCCAGCAGCATGCCTTCAGCCTGGGTATCACGGCGGTGGACGAGAACATCCGCCTGTTTCTGCTGCCGGCCTACAAGGCTCTGGCCACTTCGGGCGAGTTGAAGGTGGCCGTGCACGGCTGGCTGATCGACCGGAACCTGGGAGAGGCGGTCTTCGCCGAGCGGCCCTTCGAACTGGGCCGGCTGAAGGTGGACACGCTCAAACTGTTCTCCGACGGAGCCCTGGGCAGCCGCAGCGCTGCCGTGGAACTGCCCTACCTCGATGGCAGCCGTGGTGACTTCGTGGCCCCACTGGACGAGATCGCCCGCTTCATGGAACGAGGAGCCGCCCAGGGGTGGCGTCTGGCGGTGCACGCCATTGGCGACCGCGCCGTGGACCGCATGCTGGCGATCTACGAGGAGCTGGACCGCAAGGGCTTGCCGGTCCGCGAACGCCGTCATCGCATCGAACATGCGCAGATGATCCGTCCCGGCGACGAAGCCCGTTTCCGTGAGCTGGGAATTCTGCCCAGCCTGCAACCCGTGCACTGCGCCGGCGACCAGGACGGCATGGAAGAGCGTCTGGATGCCCGCGGCATCGCCCGCTGTTTCATCTGGAAGGGGCTGGATCATCCGGGTGCGATCCTGCCATTGGGCAGCGACTGGCCCGTGGAAAGTCTGGACCCGCGGCTGACCCTGTATCACGGTGCCAGCCAGACCAGTTTCCAGGGGAAACGCCTGCTGGACCCGGCCCAGGCCCTGAGCGTCGATCGCCTGCTGCAGGGCCTGACCATCGATGCCGCTCGCGCGGCGTTCTGGGAACAGCACCGTGGTTCGCTTGAGCCCGGCATGGATGCGGATCTGGTGCTGCTTGATC contains:
- a CDS encoding putative DNA binding domain-containing protein — encoded protein: MDLVEILKYPEGKTLEFKRDLSSPDAVMKAIVAFANTAGGTLLIGVEDRTRHVRGVSDPLDLEERAANLISDRIMPRLVPEIEIISWRRTHVLALQVHPSQSRPHYLAKEGPVGGVYVRVGSTNRRADAELIEEMRRFARGEGFDEQPMPGLDPEVLDFRAASESFAPFRDLGRRELETLRLVTQYQGSKVPTVGGMLLFGKDRERHFPDAWIQAGRFAGIDKTHILDRVEIRSMPVRAVEEAIHFVEKHAWHGAEIGAVRRTDRWTLPPEAVRESVINAVVHTDYAQRGAPIRLSIFDDRLEVENPGLLPFGLTIEDLPHGISKLRNRVIGRTFHALGLVEQWGSGIQRMTATCQAAGLAAPIFEELATRFRVTIHTTRIGPLAIDETDQAILQLLGHGNGQATSAVAMSIGLSTRATRTRLARMVGRGLVREIGTGPQDPQRRYVLAEKGIV
- the thrS gene encoding threonine--tRNA ligase, which codes for MITLRFPDGSTREVESGLNPLEIAQGLSRSLAKAALAAKVNGTTVSLLQPVSESCDFQILTWDDPEGRAVYWHSSAHVMAQAVKELWPEARLDDGPPEETGFFYDISFPTPLSESDFPRIEAKVAEVLKRKSKMVRRELTAAEAREFFKDKGEDFKLDLIDAIEARGENITVYDQGDWTDLCRGPHLPSTEEIRNFKVMSMAGAYLRGDQENEQLTRLRAVTFPKQQMLTDYLFMLEEAKKRDHRKLGKELDLYSFHEVGPGFPFWHPNGMVVYNSLAQFWRELHTADGYSEIKTPIILSEELWHKSGHWANYHDNMYFTEIDESTYAVKPMNCPGCCMVYSSVPHSYKELPIRMGEMGLVHRHEKSGALQGLMRVRQFTQDDAHIFCLNEQIEDEILKVIRLIDKIYGTFGFEYKMELSTRPEEKFIGSLEMWDNAENMLKGALASWGKPYKLNPGDGAFYGPKIDFHIMDSLRRSWQCATIQLDFSMPERFGLEYVGEDGERHRPVMIHRAIFGSFERFIGILVEHFAGNFPTWLAPVQVAVLPLTDSQLEAASAVHQALLQAGIRAHLETRSEKIGYKIRLAETRKIPWMLVIGAREAEENKVAVRRHGHGDLGQMSTPDFIGRIREEIATRALDLSHQPGGSEHRQG
- a CDS encoding translation initiation factor IF-3 — translated: MAKARFRPKPVPQAPKNNINDKIRVPEVRLIDQDGEQRGVVETSVALQMAIDAGADLVEVAPNAEPPVCKIMDYGKFLYQASKKEKAAKARQHTITVKSIRMTPMINAHDLETKVQHTREFLAEGNKVKIFVMFRGRMITHKDLGFATLAKVIELIGDAAVVEQQPLMEGPRNLSILLSPGKKKTTTTHETDE
- the rpmI gene encoding 50S ribosomal protein L35, which translates into the protein MPKMKSNRGAAKRFKLTGSGKVKRNQAYAGHILTKKSPDRKRDLRHSCLVHEADERRVKRMLAK
- the rplT gene encoding 50S ribosomal protein L20; the protein is MPRATNNPASKQRRKRVFKAAKGFRGGRRNLLRQTLEAVDRSMAFSTAHRKKRIGDFRRLWITRINAAVRQYDLSYSRFIHLLDAKGIQLDRRQLADMAVRNPEAFGALVKTLV
- the pheS gene encoding phenylalanine--tRNA ligase subunit alpha, whose translation is MDQQLAELRRSFQQALAAAGDSEGLATVHRDFLGGKGALKTLFSQMKSLSAEERPLFGARVNELRQELEAAFHERQDAFKAARRVAPVDLSLPGEALLPGGLHPLSQVMDRIIQIFSAMGFVVNDGPEVETEYYNFDALNTPFWHPARRESDSLYLEQGHMLRTETSPVQIRVMQRQKPPLRMIAPGRVYRNDKPDATHSPMFMQVEGLFVDEGVTFADLKGTLLEFYRRMFGRETSLRFRPHFFPFTEPSAEVDVSCVFCKGSGCRVCKQSGWLEMGGSGMVDPNVFDEVGIDSERYTGYAFGLGIERMAMLLYGVNDIRLFYENDLRFLRQF